Proteins encoded in a region of the Flammeovirga yaeyamensis genome:
- a CDS encoding AMP-binding protein: MEQNRPWYKHYADFTPQEINPDNYQSLLSLFSEAFGKFSNKIAYENMGGKLTYAEVETQSKRFASYLQNECGMQKGDRIAIQMPNCLQYPIAMIGAIRAGMVVVNTNPLYTEREMLHQFTDAEVKTVVIVANFADKLENIKDKVPTLENIVTTELGDMLTFPKNLIVNAVVKHIKKMVPSYNLPDAVKFKDALSKGDAQEYKEPDVKGEDHAFLQYTGGTTGVAKGAILTHRNIVANLEQSNAWLKGVLTEGEEVVITALPLYHIFALTVNCMTMMKIGARNILITNPRDMNAFIKEISKYKFSIVTGVNTLFNGMLNHKKFADLDFTNLKVTIGGGMAVQMAVAKRWEDVTGCTLAEGYGLTETAPVVCVHRLDSPKIGTIGLPYPSTDVKIMSEEGEEVGIGEVGELCVKGPQVMKGYWKREKDTEETFFADGWLRTGDIATMDHHGYFKIVDRKKDMILVSGFNVYPNEVEEVLVMHEGVLECAVIGVPDNKSTEAVKCFVVKKDQHLTSDTLKEFCKQNLAGYKVPKHYEFRTELPKTNVGKILRRTLKEEEMERFKQAIH; encoded by the coding sequence ATGGAACAAAACCGTCCTTGGTACAAACATTACGCAGATTTTACTCCTCAGGAAATCAATCCTGACAACTACCAATCACTTTTATCATTGTTCAGCGAAGCATTTGGGAAGTTTTCCAACAAAATTGCTTACGAGAACATGGGAGGAAAATTAACTTACGCTGAAGTTGAAACACAGTCGAAACGTTTTGCCTCTTATTTACAGAATGAATGTGGTATGCAAAAGGGGGATCGCATTGCGATTCAGATGCCGAACTGCTTGCAGTATCCAATTGCTATGATTGGTGCTATTCGTGCAGGTATGGTAGTGGTAAACACCAACCCTTTATATACGGAAAGAGAAATGTTGCATCAGTTTACAGATGCAGAGGTGAAGACTGTAGTAATTGTAGCCAACTTTGCAGATAAGTTGGAGAACATCAAGGACAAGGTGCCTACCTTAGAAAACATTGTAACAACAGAGCTTGGGGATATGCTTACTTTCCCTAAGAACCTTATCGTAAATGCGGTTGTAAAGCACATCAAAAAGATGGTTCCTTCTTACAATCTTCCAGATGCGGTGAAGTTTAAAGATGCTTTGAGCAAGGGAGATGCACAAGAATATAAGGAGCCAGATGTAAAAGGAGAGGATCATGCCTTTTTACAATACACAGGTGGTACAACAGGCGTTGCTAAAGGAGCAATTTTAACGCATAGAAATATTGTTGCCAATTTAGAGCAATCAAATGCTTGGTTAAAAGGCGTATTGACGGAAGGTGAAGAAGTAGTCATCACTGCACTTCCGTTATACCATATTTTTGCCCTGACGGTAAACTGTATGACGATGATGAAGATTGGAGCAAGAAACATCTTGATTACCAATCCACGTGATATGAACGCATTCATCAAGGAAATTTCGAAATATAAATTCTCTATCGTTACAGGTGTAAATACATTATTTAACGGTATGTTGAACCATAAGAAATTCGCCGATTTGGACTTCACGAATTTAAAAGTGACTATCGGTGGAGGTATGGCTGTTCAGATGGCTGTGGCAAAACGATGGGAAGATGTAACGGGTTGTACACTTGCAGAAGGGTACGGTCTTACAGAAACTGCTCCAGTAGTATGTGTACACCGATTGGATAGCCCTAAAATTGGAACAATTGGTTTACCTTACCCGTCGACAGATGTGAAAATTATGAGCGAAGAAGGTGAAGAAGTGGGTATTGGTGAAGTAGGAGAACTTTGTGTGAAAGGTCCTCAGGTGATGAAAGGTTACTGGAAGCGTGAAAAAGATACTGAAGAAACTTTCTTTGCTGATGGATGGTTAAGAACAGGTGATATCGCTACAATGGATCATCATGGTTACTTTAAGATTGTCGATCGTAAAAAAGACATGATTTTGGTATCAGGTTTTAATGTATATCCAAACGAAGTGGAAGAAGTATTGGTAATGCACGAAGGCGTTTTAGAATGTGCTGTAATTGGAGTTCCTGATAACAAATCGACAGAAGCTGTAAAATGTTTCGTGGTGAAAAAAGACCAACACTTAACATCAGATACTTTAAAGGAATTCTGTAAACAAAACCTTGCAGGATATAAAGTTCCTAAGCATTATGAGTTCAGGACGGAGTTACCAAAAACAAATGTGGGTAAAATTCTTCGTAGAACACTAAAAGAAGAAGAAATGGAAAGATTTAAGCAAGCAATCCATTAA
- a CDS encoding alpha/beta hydrolase: MEYQEEWVKLQVEAPFVFNHEATKETEHVWFLFHGYGQLAEHFIRRFDILQEHHHVVALQGLSRFYLDDKYEKIGASWMTRMHREKDIIHQKKYIEEVVQNRLLSIPSFDVKRNYFAFSQGGATLLRWLVDAQPEVNALILWAADIPKEFTVEDFDFLSPDSKVIYVIGDNDPFRSFIEIEKLKDFIKQLKCETDIVTFRGGHSVNRPTLKTVLKNHQLF; this comes from the coding sequence ATGGAATATCAAGAAGAATGGGTGAAATTACAGGTAGAAGCCCCTTTTGTTTTTAATCATGAAGCAACAAAAGAGACAGAACATGTTTGGTTTTTATTTCATGGATATGGACAGTTGGCAGAACATTTTATCCGTCGTTTTGATATTCTTCAAGAGCATCATCATGTAGTGGCTTTACAAGGATTATCTCGATTTTATTTAGATGATAAATACGAGAAGATTGGTGCCTCATGGATGACAAGAATGCATCGAGAAAAAGATATTATCCATCAGAAAAAATATATTGAGGAGGTGGTCCAAAATAGATTACTTTCCATTCCATCTTTTGATGTAAAACGCAATTACTTTGCCTTCTCTCAAGGTGGGGCTACTTTATTAAGGTGGCTCGTTGATGCACAACCCGAAGTAAATGCCCTTATCTTATGGGCTGCAGATATTCCAAAAGAATTTACAGTAGAAGATTTCGATTTCCTTTCACCCGATAGTAAAGTCATTTATGTGATTGGAGACAACGATCCTTTCCGTAGTTTTATTGAAATCGAGAAGTTAAAGGACTTCATCAAACAGTTGAAGTGTGAGACAGATATTGTGACTTTTAGAGGTGGGCACAGCGTGAATAGACCAACATTGAAGACGGTGCTTAAAAACCATCAGTTATTTTAA
- a CDS encoding RluA family pseudouridine synthase translates to MSLLFDHKVENLKGELRLLDYLLKSESSLNTRNGLKKAFKQQRILLNNQLAKGHEWLSVGDQIIIKEEEATPPKVFELKLEVIYEDDVLAVVFKPAGYPVSGNQYKTIENALLYNLQPSTASDALSWPKPCHRLDAPTSGVLLIAKTRKSRVALGNQFEDKTIQKKYHAVVMGKVQGTADIKEDIEGKKSHSTYQSIKSIPSLRSEFLTLVELTPHTGRTHQLRIHMAGLGHPIVGDATYGKKGNTLEGKGLFLCSTSISFHHPDTNEWMEFSANYPAKFDKLLERETKMWEKYK, encoded by the coding sequence ATGTCCTTATTATTTGATCATAAAGTAGAAAATCTAAAAGGTGAACTACGATTGTTAGACTATTTGCTAAAAAGTGAATCATCTCTAAACACCCGTAATGGTTTAAAGAAAGCATTCAAACAACAACGCATATTATTAAATAATCAATTAGCTAAGGGACATGAGTGGTTATCAGTTGGTGATCAAATTATCATTAAAGAAGAAGAAGCGACTCCTCCAAAAGTATTTGAGCTAAAGTTGGAAGTTATTTATGAAGACGATGTTTTAGCTGTTGTTTTCAAACCTGCAGGATATCCTGTAAGTGGCAATCAATACAAAACCATTGAGAATGCTTTATTGTATAATCTTCAGCCTTCAACAGCATCAGATGCTTTGTCGTGGCCCAAACCCTGTCACCGTTTAGATGCTCCAACATCAGGAGTATTACTGATTGCTAAAACCAGAAAAAGCCGCGTTGCTTTAGGCAATCAATTTGAGGACAAAACGATTCAAAAGAAGTATCATGCTGTAGTGATGGGAAAAGTACAAGGTACAGCTGATATCAAAGAGGATATTGAGGGTAAAAAATCGCACAGCACCTATCAATCAATAAAAAGTATCCCATCTTTGAGATCAGAATTTTTGACCCTAGTAGAACTCACTCCACATACCGGACGAACTCATCAACTTAGAATTCATATGGCTGGTTTAGGTCATCCGATTGTTGGCGATGCAACCTATGGTAAAAAAGGAAATACCTTAGAGGGAAAAGGGCTATTTTTATGCTCTACATCCATTTCATTTCATCATCCTGATACTAATGAGTGGATGGAGTTTTCTGCCAATTACCCTGCTAAGTTTGATAAGCTTTTGGAAAGAGAAACCAAAATGTGGGAAAAATATAAGTAG
- the ribD gene encoding bifunctional diaminohydroxyphosphoribosylaminopyrimidine deaminase/5-amino-6-(5-phosphoribosylamino)uracil reductase RibD: protein MEEKYMYRALQLAQLGKGNVSPNPMVGAVIVHNGKIIGEGYHKKYGEPHAEVNAVASVKEEDKHLLSEAEMYVTLEPCSHYGKTPPCADLIVRNKLKKVYVCNLDPNPLVAGRGIKRIEDAGIKVETKILEKEGFEINKRFFKAMTQQLPYVMLKYAQTKDGFVARENFDSKWISNAQSRQLVHKMRAEEDAILVGRNTAQYDNPSLTVRDWTGNHPTRIVIDRYLKLPKDYHLFDQLVPTIVYNVQQNETSDNLSYVLLPEENFFKSLLEDLFKRGLHSVIVEGGGFVLQEFIDQNLWDEAHVFTSSTAEFGKGVAAPQLKNYQKVSSRNILGDNYSIYYQKK from the coding sequence ATGGAAGAAAAGTACATGTATCGTGCACTTCAGTTGGCACAATTAGGTAAAGGAAATGTGAGCCCAAATCCTATGGTTGGGGCTGTGATTGTTCATAATGGAAAAATTATAGGCGAGGGGTACCATAAAAAATATGGTGAGCCACATGCTGAAGTAAATGCCGTTGCTTCTGTAAAAGAAGAAGACAAGCACTTACTTTCTGAGGCAGAAATGTATGTGACATTAGAACCTTGTAGTCATTATGGAAAAACACCTCCATGTGCCGATCTTATCGTAAGAAATAAATTAAAAAAGGTATATGTCTGTAATCTAGACCCTAACCCATTGGTAGCAGGAAGGGGAATTAAAAGGATTGAAGACGCTGGAATTAAGGTAGAAACTAAGATTTTAGAAAAGGAAGGGTTTGAAATCAACAAACGATTTTTCAAAGCCATGACCCAACAATTACCTTATGTGATGTTGAAATATGCACAAACCAAAGATGGGTTTGTGGCAAGAGAAAACTTCGATTCTAAATGGATAAGCAATGCCCAATCGAGACAATTGGTGCATAAAATGCGTGCGGAAGAAGATGCAATCCTTGTGGGTAGAAATACCGCTCAATACGATAATCCATCGCTCACCGTAAGAGATTGGACTGGCAATCATCCTACAAGAATAGTCATCGATAGGTATTTAAAATTACCTAAAGATTATCACCTATTCGATCAATTAGTACCTACTATTGTGTATAATGTTCAACAAAATGAAACATCAGATAATTTGTCATATGTTCTCTTGCCTGAAGAAAACTTTTTCAAATCTTTACTAGAAGATCTTTTCAAAAGAGGACTTCACTCCGTAATTGTAGAGGGGGGCGGTTTCGTTTTACAAGAGTTTATTGATCAAAATCTTTGGGATGAAGCACATGTATTTACCTCGTCTACAGCTGAATTTGGAAAAGGAGTTGCTGCACCTCAATTAAAGAATTACCAGAAAGTATCATCAAGAAATATTTTAGGTGATAATTATTCGATATATTATCAAAAAAAATAG
- a CDS encoding DNA alkylation repair protein, whose amino-acid sequence MDLNEVMDALYQFGNEGTKRIYMNHGAQEPFFGVKVGDLKKLQKKIKTNHQLALELYDTGNSDAQYLAGMIADPKLATKEELNDWAKGATWYMVSDYAVAGVAASSNDAWSLGLEWIQSDQEFICSAGWCTLAGYISIRNDDEIDLLKIEELLTFAENHIHEQQNRVRYSLNGFVIAVGVYIESLSEKAMEVGKNIGKVSVNMGKTSCKVPMAEDYIFKVRSMDRVGKKKKSTRC is encoded by the coding sequence ATGGACTTAAATGAGGTAATGGATGCTTTGTATCAATTTGGAAATGAAGGTACTAAGCGTATTTATATGAATCACGGGGCTCAAGAACCTTTTTTTGGAGTAAAAGTAGGAGATCTAAAAAAACTACAGAAGAAGATAAAAACCAATCATCAATTAGCCCTTGAATTATACGATACCGGAAATTCGGATGCGCAATATCTAGCAGGCATGATTGCTGATCCAAAGCTAGCTACTAAAGAAGAGCTTAACGATTGGGCAAAAGGGGCGACTTGGTACATGGTTTCTGATTATGCTGTTGCAGGAGTAGCGGCATCAAGTAATGATGCATGGTCGCTTGGTTTAGAGTGGATTCAATCGGATCAAGAGTTTATTTGCAGTGCAGGGTGGTGTACTCTTGCCGGTTATATATCAATTCGTAATGATGACGAAATTGATCTTTTAAAAATCGAAGAATTACTTACTTTTGCAGAAAATCACATTCACGAACAACAAAACCGTGTTCGATATAGCCTTAATGGCTTTGTGATTGCAGTGGGTGTCTACATAGAAAGCTTATCAGAAAAAGCGATGGAAGTCGGAAAAAACATAGGTAAAGTTTCCGTGAACATGGGCAAGACAAGCTGTAAGGTACCTATGGCTGAAGATTATATTTTTAAAGTAAGATCGATGGATAGAGTGGGGAAGAAGAAGAAGAGTACAAGGTGCTAG
- a CDS encoding bifunctional folylpolyglutamate synthase/dihydrofolate synthase: MNYQETLDFLYAQLPMYQREGKAAFKKDLTNTIELCKFLGNPEKKFKSIHVAGTNGKGSSSHLMASVLQEAGYKVGLYTSPHLKNFTERVRINGVEMSENEVIDFVERVKPAIEKIQPSFFELTVAMAFDHFANQSVDFAVIEVGLGGRLDSTNVIRPEACLITNIGYDHMDMLGNTLRKIAREKAGIIKTETPVVVSQKQEEIAGVFMEIALEKNAPLVFAENHLSWKGNNVLLKDSVLLENVEIGVKGDYQKHNVLGVIALSYYLNEYQIADIELEAIKKGLLGVVENTGLKGRWQVLGHQPKIITDVGHNEDGWRFVLNQLQREEYNNLHIVLGVVVEKDLPNMLRKLPADAHYYFCKPNVPRGLEAQILFDAAKELGLKGECISDVNEAISKAKSNANQQDLIFIGGSTFVVAEINEL, translated from the coding sequence TTGAATTATCAGGAAACATTAGATTTTTTATATGCTCAACTTCCTATGTATCAGAGGGAAGGTAAGGCAGCTTTTAAGAAGGATTTAACCAATACAATAGAGCTGTGTAAGTTCTTGGGAAATCCTGAAAAGAAGTTTAAGTCTATACATGTGGCAGGAACCAACGGGAAAGGAAGTTCTTCTCACTTAATGGCTTCTGTATTGCAAGAAGCAGGATATAAGGTGGGTTTATATACTTCGCCACATTTAAAGAACTTTACGGAGAGAGTACGCATTAATGGTGTGGAAATGTCTGAAAATGAGGTGATCGATTTTGTAGAGAGAGTAAAACCTGCAATTGAAAAGATTCAGCCGTCGTTTTTTGAATTGACGGTGGCGATGGCTTTTGATCATTTTGCTAATCAGTCAGTCGATTTTGCGGTGATTGAAGTCGGATTGGGTGGTCGTTTGGATTCGACAAATGTTATTCGTCCAGAAGCATGTTTGATTACCAATATTGGTTACGATCACATGGATATGTTGGGGAATACATTACGAAAAATTGCAAGAGAGAAAGCGGGGATCATAAAGACAGAAACACCTGTAGTGGTGAGTCAGAAGCAAGAAGAAATTGCGGGTGTTTTTATGGAGATTGCTTTAGAAAAAAATGCTCCATTAGTATTTGCTGAGAATCATCTTTCTTGGAAAGGAAATAATGTACTGCTTAAAGACAGTGTATTATTAGAGAATGTAGAAATTGGGGTAAAAGGCGATTACCAAAAGCACAATGTATTGGGTGTAATTGCTTTGAGTTACTACCTAAATGAATATCAAATAGCTGATATTGAATTGGAAGCTATTAAAAAAGGATTGTTGGGTGTGGTCGAGAACACAGGGTTAAAAGGAAGATGGCAAGTTTTGGGTCATCAACCAAAAATAATTACTGATGTGGGTCACAATGAAGATGGATGGAGATTTGTGTTAAATCAACTTCAAAGAGAAGAATACAACAATTTACATATTGTTTTAGGTGTGGTAGTGGAAAAGGATTTGCCAAATATGTTACGTAAACTACCTGCTGATGCACATTATTACTTCTGTAAACCGAATGTACCAAGAGGCTTAGAGGCACAAATACTATTTGATGCCGCCAAAGAATTAGGGTTAAAGGGAGAGTGTATTTCGGATGTCAATGAGGCAATTTCTAAGGCAAAAAGTAATGCAAATCAACAAGATTTGATCTTTATTGGAGGAAGTACTTTCGTGGTTGCTGAGATTAATGAGTTGTAA
- a CDS encoding bifunctional UDP-N-acetylmuramoyl-tripeptide:D-alanyl-D-alanine ligase/alanine racemase, translated as MSTNTSIDFSSSFWNAKYLLIDSRMLTAPSQTIFFALNGPKREGSEFIPELYDKGVRKFVVTVDFDKGYLYKEATFVYVENTLQTLQEVTKYHRELYPDLPVIGITGSNAKTIIKEWLYTLLEVDKNVVKSPKSYNSQIGVPLSVWQIDKKHELGIFEAGISKIDEMKNLQRIILPSIGLFTNLGSAHDKLFDNRVQKLHEKGFLFDECHSIIYCRDHEDIHEELRQKNGELFHWGVHQEAALRIEEIENQLVYLNFKGNKHQITIPFNDEASFENAMHCVAVLTYLGYSFEEINRRLSFLKSLPMRLERKEGINGTVLINDFYNNDLGGLQIALSFMGQNQENLPKTLILSDLLQGHNDKTVLYQKINELIHEHEIERFIGVGNHLSQHQNDITIDSQFFKNTSELKNAIRKQQITFNKEMILLKGARQYEFEKIAALLQRKIHSTRLEINLDAVVHNLMFYKAQLQPSTKVMVMVKALGYGSGKHELAHTLQYHLVDYLGVAFADEGVELRENGIRTPIMVLTPSPDSFETMRRFQLEPEIYNLEMLEALEDFLEEDENETPFAIQINIDTGMHRLGFTVAELPILLEKLGKIASKVKVTGVFTHLAGADEEQHNNYTLNQVQEFDKVAASIEDFLGYKVIKHCLNSAGIVRFPEHQMDMVRLGIGLHGIEVNRIKQDDLQTVATLKSVIAQIKTIKKGETIGYGRKGVASKDMKIATIGIGYADGFNRHFSNGVGKMIINGKIAPVIGNVCMDMTMVDITDINAIVGDDVVIFGEDLSITQLAKAIDTIPYEILTSVSSRVKRVYYMEG; from the coding sequence AGGTTACCTGTATAAAGAGGCAACGTTTGTCTATGTAGAAAATACCCTACAAACTTTACAAGAAGTTACTAAATACCATAGAGAACTTTACCCTGACCTTCCAGTAATTGGTATCACCGGATCGAATGCTAAAACGATCATTAAGGAATGGTTGTACACTTTATTGGAAGTGGATAAAAATGTGGTCAAAAGTCCTAAGAGTTATAACTCTCAAATCGGAGTACCTTTATCGGTTTGGCAAATTGATAAAAAGCACGAATTAGGCATTTTTGAAGCTGGGATTTCTAAGATTGATGAAATGAAAAACCTTCAGAGGATTATTCTCCCTTCGATAGGTTTATTTACCAATTTAGGTTCTGCTCACGATAAACTATTTGATAATAGAGTGCAGAAACTTCACGAAAAAGGATTTCTTTTTGATGAGTGTCATAGTATCATTTATTGTCGCGATCATGAAGATATTCACGAGGAACTTCGACAAAAAAACGGCGAATTATTTCATTGGGGAGTGCATCAAGAAGCTGCGTTGAGGATTGAGGAAATTGAAAACCAATTGGTTTACCTCAACTTCAAAGGAAATAAACATCAGATAACTATTCCATTTAACGATGAGGCTTCATTCGAAAATGCCATGCACTGTGTGGCTGTGTTGACTTATCTTGGCTATTCATTTGAGGAAATCAACCGTCGTTTATCCTTCCTTAAAAGTCTTCCGATGAGATTAGAGAGAAAAGAAGGAATAAATGGCACTGTTCTCATCAACGATTTTTACAATAACGATTTAGGAGGTTTGCAGATTGCGTTAAGCTTTATGGGGCAAAATCAAGAAAACTTGCCTAAAACGCTTATTCTATCCGATCTTCTGCAAGGACATAATGATAAAACGGTTTTGTATCAAAAAATTAATGAGTTGATACATGAGCATGAAATTGAACGTTTTATCGGAGTGGGAAATCACTTAAGTCAACATCAAAATGACATCACGATTGATAGTCAGTTTTTCAAAAATACCTCTGAGTTAAAAAATGCGATAAGAAAGCAACAAATCACTTTCAATAAAGAGATGATTCTTTTGAAGGGAGCACGACAATATGAATTTGAAAAAATTGCGGCTCTGCTTCAAAGAAAGATACATAGTACTCGCCTGGAGATCAACTTGGACGCTGTGGTGCATAATCTCATGTTCTACAAAGCACAACTTCAACCTTCAACTAAAGTGATGGTAATGGTGAAGGCTTTAGGATATGGTAGTGGAAAACACGAATTAGCTCATACGCTTCAATATCATTTGGTGGATTACCTAGGCGTTGCTTTTGCTGATGAAGGGGTAGAATTAAGAGAAAATGGCATCCGTACGCCAATTATGGTGCTAACGCCTTCGCCCGATTCTTTTGAAACCATGCGCCGTTTTCAACTAGAACCTGAGATCTATAACTTAGAAATGTTGGAAGCTTTAGAGGACTTTCTAGAAGAGGACGAAAATGAGACCCCTTTTGCTATTCAAATCAATATAGATACGGGGATGCACCGACTTGGATTTACAGTAGCTGAATTGCCTATTTTATTAGAGAAATTAGGGAAAATAGCTTCAAAAGTAAAAGTGACTGGTGTGTTTACGCATTTGGCAGGTGCCGACGAAGAACAGCACAATAACTATACTTTAAATCAAGTACAAGAATTTGATAAAGTAGCGGCTTCTATTGAAGATTTCTTGGGCTATAAAGTGATAAAACATTGTTTGAATTCTGCTGGAATTGTTCGCTTTCCTGAACATCAAATGGATATGGTACGACTTGGAATTGGCCTGCACGGTATTGAAGTGAATCGTATCAAACAAGATGATCTTCAGACGGTGGCGACTTTAAAATCTGTGATTGCTCAGATCAAAACCATCAAAAAGGGAGAAACGATTGGCTATGGACGAAAAGGTGTGGCTTCAAAAGATATGAAGATTGCTACAATTGGTATTGGCTATGCTGATGGTTTTAACCGACACTTTAGTAATGGAGTGGGTAAAATGATCATCAATGGAAAGATTGCTCCCGTCATTGGTAATGTGTGTATGGACATGACCATGGTAGATATTACCGATATCAATGCTATAGTAGGTGATGATGTTGTTATTTTTGGAGAAGATCTAAGCATCACACAATTGGCCAAAGCGATTGATACGATCCCATACGAGATACTTACTTCTGTAAGTTCTAGAGTGAAGAGGGTGTATTATATGGAAGGATAA